The region CGTAACGTTTCGATGACCTGCCGACCGTGTGCCACGGACGTCGCGAAGATCAATACGGCTCTGCGATCGGCCGTCAGTTCAACGATCTCCGCACACGCGGCCGACACGAGCTCGTTGTCGCCAGCCAGTTGTTCGACCTCTTCGCTAACGAACTCGCCAGCCCGCATGTGGACACCGGAGAAGTCCGCGCGATTGACGCCGGCCTTGGAGATCAGCGGGCAGAGGTAGCCATCGCGAATCAGTTCTTTGATTCCGATCTCGTAGCAGATGTGATTCAAAAAGTGATCCGGCGAACAGATCATGCCCGAGTCGAGGCGGAACGGTGTGGCAGTCAGGCCAATGACGCGAACATTCGGGTTGACGACTTTGCAGTCGGCTAGGAACTGCCGATACATACCGTCACCCTTCTTGGAGATCAGATGGGCTTCATCGACGATAATGAGGTCGAACGGATCGAGATCGCAAGCTCGTTTGTAGATGCTTTGGATGCCAGCGACCAACACTGGCGTATTGATGTCGCGCTTCTTGAGACCAGCCGAATGGAGGCCGACGTTGATATCGGGACACAGCCGGCGAACCTTGTCGGCATTCTGCTCCAGCAGTTCTTTGACGTGGGCCAAGATCAATACGCGACCATCCCATAAGCCAACGGCGTCGCTCGCGATCTTCGCTAAGACCAGGGACTTGCCAGCGCCAGTCGGCAACACCGCAACTGGATTGTCATCCCGACTTCGAAGGTGGTCGTAGACCGCGTCGACCGCAGCTTGTTGGTAGGCACGCAGCTTCATCAGAGTGCCTTTCCGTTGTGACGTTTACCAAGCCATCTCGGGACGGCGTTCGGCGACATCTCTGACTGGCCCCGCTTGCAATCACCACAAATTCGGTTGGCCGGTCCGCTGGACGAGAACGGCCGGTTGCACTGCAGGCAGATTCGTTCGAGGTTTGGCTTGGCCTCTTCGATAAGCGGAATTACCCAGATTAGAGCCTCGCCTTCGAATTGCTTGGGAAGTTCCACGCCCGCCTCAATCTCTTCGCGTGTTCGACGTTTCAGCTTTCCCTTCGGTTTGACTTCCGGAAGGATCTTTTCAATCGCTAAACGAAAGATCTGAGTATCGTCTTCATACACGCCGCCCCACTGAAGCGAGTCCAAGATCGCTTTGAGGACGTTGTCGACGTCGCGTCGTCGTCGATCGGGTGTGTAGAGCTCGATGTTGACCGACAGCGGGCCGGTGAGTGTTTCGATGTCGCGTGTCCGCAAATACTCCATGACTTGCTTGCGATAGTTACGTCCGCGACGACTAATCAGCACCCGCTGGCCTACGTGTCGCCAGTAGGTGTTAACCGTTGGTGGGAAAGGCAACTTGAGTTTGAACATGGTGCGACGCCTTGAGCATGGAAACGAAAACAGCCGACCGGCATTCCGTGCCGGCCGGCTGTTGAACTTGGAAGCGATCAGAGAGAGGCCGCGGCTATCGCTTCCAAGGCGCCTCGGTCGAGGCGGCGGACTGAGGACCAACGCCTACCGGGCTGGCGGTTTCCAGAGTTCCGCTACCCGGATCCCGCTTGCTGTAGCCCTTCACCTCGTTTTGCAACTCACCTGTGTCGCTACGACGCTTGACGCGAACGTGGATGATGCACGGTAAGTTGTGCAGGTCGGTGGAATCCGTCGGGGCGAGCACACCGACCGCGCGGCAGATCGATGAGAGTTCCCGGCGTGCAATTTCGACAGCCGTACCGTTGGGATTGTCGAGATTCAGTCGCACCCACAACAAACGTCCGGAATGATCACCTTCGATGATCTGGAACGTGAGCTGAAGATACGAGCCGGCCCCGGATTTGGTGGGTTTCATTTCGCTGTCGGTGATGACGGCGACATACTTGCCCACGGGAATCGGTTCGAGATCGTTGGCTGGTTCGACTTCGTTGGCGTCAAAGCCTTGTAGGTTGGCCATGGATGGTTCCTTGGTTGAGTGGAGTGATAAAGGTCAGTGAAGCGACGGACGGTTAATTTGCTGACAACGCCGTCACGAAGGCGGGCCAGGAAAGCGGCAGTTCCTCGGCGATGCCGTAGCGGTTCTTGGCAACGCAGCTCGGTGAGCCGTACGCACGGATGACGCGTTCCCCGCCGTCCTTGCCCACGGCGTGGGCGATGGTGCGTTTGCGATTGAAGCCACCATCCTCGGTTTGCGTTCGCATCTTGCGAGTTGCAAACAACACGGCGTCGCACCACTCTTTCACCAACGCCGCGGCGTGTTTGTGGAGGCGAGGTGAATAGCGGTCGTAGGGCGATGATTCGGGATCTTCGAATCGCTCAACCTTGGAGTGAGCGATCAACACGACGACCATTCCGCGAGAACGGAGGACGCCAAGCAAATCGAGCACTTCACGCCACAGAGAGAGGGCGTGCATGTAACCGCGAGCATAGCC is a window of Roseiconus lacunae DNA encoding:
- a CDS encoding RusA family crossover junction endodeoxyribonuclease gives rise to the protein MFKLKLPFPPTVNTYWRHVGQRVLISRRGRNYRKQVMEYLRTRDIETLTGPLSVNIELYTPDRRRRDVDNVLKAILDSLQWGGVYEDDTQIFRLAIEKILPEVKPKGKLKRRTREEIEAGVELPKQFEGEALIWVIPLIEEAKPNLERICLQCNRPFSSSGPANRICGDCKRGQSEMSPNAVPRWLGKRHNGKAL
- a CDS encoding DUF669 domain-containing protein; amino-acid sequence: MANLQGFDANEVEPANDLEPIPVGKYVAVITDSEMKPTKSGAGSYLQLTFQIIEGDHSGRLLWVRLNLDNPNGTAVEIARRELSSICRAVGVLAPTDSTDLHNLPCIIHVRVKRRSDTGELQNEVKGYSKRDPGSGTLETASPVGVGPQSAASTEAPWKR
- a CDS encoding ATP-binding protein, with amino-acid sequence MTNLLETIQSGRQSKPPRVLLYGVEGIGKSTFGSQAPKPIFIQTEDGLDEIECDRFPLAVNFDDVIAALKTLVNQRHDYETVVIDSLDWLERLVWDKLCQQYGVESIEKVDGGYARGYMHALSLWREVLDLLGVLRSRGMVVVLIAHSKVERFEDPESSPYDRYSPRLHKHAAALVKEWCDAVLFATRKMRTQTEDGGFNRKRTIAHAVGKDGGERVIRAYGSPSCVAKNRYGIAEELPLSWPAFVTALSAN